Proteins encoded together in one Chaetodon auriga isolate fChaAug3 chromosome 20, fChaAug3.hap1, whole genome shotgun sequence window:
- the LOC143339149 gene encoding uncharacterized protein LOC143339149 has product MVQTVLFLLLLSTSACCGFGFKGCSQNFPMTDTMWCFNRNIANLTDVVSMVPENITTINLSKNKIRVIPPASFSQVLGLKHLDLSQNQLVSLKGGEFKGLDVLDFLNLTCNNISYIHSSAFAGLIRLQTLLLTHNILQTISPGIFNSLPAIQEVNLSLNRLKAFSCEESDGSSTLLRLDLFANNIQRVNVSCYPALEYIRLSNNSKLELQPDVFASNTRLKSLLCQGVQAEVLVGLSAETKKNLSWVAFSLFVEKSPLTICGLLKELDQLERVEIDLKGSRLPQINSSLLDCDTPPVVVIVDANLGNVARLPLGRGNTSRLYLINCGLKQISRTTFDGYRGLKTLQLNQNKVVIQQDTFEGLTDLTFLSFDRSKIRDIDPHWFISLKKLTSLSLPKNEITELTPQVFSGLTQLEQLYLQFNLLKYITKKPFSKLRRLRKLNLSLNIIDFIEEGSFQDLTRLNYLDLSGNRIKRLTPSILSGLMNLKKFVLYNNRLHFKSYESPFINLTSLEYLEMNYQGPGGQGIGNIGPHFFQGQRRLTSVAIGHSIMVDFHPDAFAPLANLKYLYIAGVVMKTTNLSAALSPLKKLKKLTLYRADLDALPADLMPPDNTLEILKVQSNHLHTVDKTLLDALPRLRVLDITENPLTCSCDNAWFKTWAIRNTYTQVSYLYNLKCDNDRRAPYLWQFDDKACSYEHVSFTLFIACSVVDMLFVCVCVAWHTHGPALRYLLLILRAKLRGRREGAGAKFQYDAFISYSSKDEAWVMRQLVPSLERPAAGAPRLRLCLHHRDFRPGAAVLENIEAAIYNSRHTICVVTRHFLRSEWCSVEFQLASLRLLCDGSDVLLLVFLEEIAEHCLSPYTRLRKIVRKKTYLLWPEEPQEQDAFWVRLRDALKDDEDGGREEEEELARLIG; this is encoded by the exons ATGGTGCAAACTGTGCTGTTCCTGCTTCTGCTCAGCACCTCGGCCTGCTGTGGTTTTGGCTTTAAAGGCTGCTCTCAGAACTTCCCCATGACAGACACCATGTGGTGCTTCAACCGGAACATCGCTAACCTCACTGATGTCGTTAGCATGGTCCCTGAGAACATTACAACAATCAACCTATCCAAGAACAAGATCCGAGTCATCCCACCTGCATCGTTCAGTCAGGTGCTCGGGCTCAAGCACCTGGACCTGAGCCAGAACCAGCTGGTCTCTCTAAAAGGAGGAGAATTCAAAGGCCTTGATGTGCTGGATTTTCTCAACCTCACCTGCAACAATATCTCATACATCCACTCCAGTGCCTTTGCCGGACTCATCAGGCTGCAAACACTGCTTCTGACCCACAACATACTCCAAACGATCTCCCCAGGTATCTTCAATTCCCTCCCGGCGATTCAAGAAGTCAATCTATCTCTGAACAGGCTCAAGGCTTTCAGCTGTGAAGAGTCTGACGGATCCTCCACCCTTCTGCGGCTCGATCTTTTCGCAAACAACATCCAGAGGGTTAATGTGAGCTGTTACCCTGCCCTTGAGTACATCCGGCTGTCCAATAACTcaaagctggagctgcagccagaTGTTTTTGCCTCCAACACAAGGCTGAAGAGTCTGCTTTGTCAGGGAGTTCAAGCAGAAGTGCTGGTGGGACTCTCTGCGGAGACAAAGAAGAATCTCTCTTGGGTagcattttctctgtttgtggAGAAATCTCCCCTGACTATCTGTGGATTGCTAAAAGAACTGGACCAACTTGAAAGAGTAgag ATTGACTTGAAAGGATCCAGATTACCTCAGATTAACTCCAGCCTGCTGGACTGCGACACTCCACCTGTGGTCGTCATTGTGGATGCAAACCTCGGGAATGTTGCCCGGTTGCCGCTGGGGAGGGGGAACACGAGCAGACTTTACCTCATCAACTGTGGTTTGAAGCAGATATCTCGGACTACATTTGACGGCTACCGAggactgaaaacactgcagttgAATCAAAACAAGGTCGTCATTCAGCAGGACACCTTCGAAGGCCTGACCGACCTCACGTTTTTGAGCTTCGACAGGAGCAAAATCCGCGACATCGACCCACACTGGTTCATCTCTCTGAAGAAGCTGACTAGCCTGTCCCTCCCGAAAAATGAAATCACCGAGTTGACACCACAGGTGTTTAGTGGCCTCACTCAACTCGAGCAGCTCTACCTACAGTTCAACCTGCTCAAATACATCACCAAGAAGCCCTTCAGTAAGCTGCGGAGGCTCAGGAAGCTCAACCTCAGTTTAAACATCATTGATTTCATTGAAGAAGGCTCCTTCCAAGACCTGACGAGGCTCAA TTACCTGGACTTAAGTGGGAACCGCATTAAGAGGCTGACGCCATCTATTCTCTCTGGTCTGATGAATCTGAAGAAATTTGTTCTGTACAACAACCGCCTTCATTTTAAATCGTATGAAAGTCCTTTCATCAACCTTACTTCTCTGGAG TATCTGGAGATGAACTACCAGGGGCCCGGAGGTCAAGGCATTGGTAACATCGGACCGCATTTCTTCCAAGGTCAGCGTCGACTCACCTCTGTTGCCATCGGGCACAGCATCATGGTCGACTTCCATCCTGACGCCTTCGCTCCTCTGGCCAATCTGAAATACTTGTACATAGCTGGAGTGGTTATGAAAACGACCAACCTGAGCGCAGCGTTGTCCCctctgaagaagctgaagaagctgACTCTTTACAGGGCAGACCTTGATGCTCTGCCTGCCGACCTGATGCCTCCAGATAATACGCTGGAGATTCTCAAAGTCCAGTCAAACCACCTCCACACTGTGGACAAAACATTGCTGGATGCTCTGCCAAG ATTGCGTGTTTTGGACATTACAGAAAACCCACTTACCTGCAGCTGTGATAATGCTTGGTTCAAGACCTGGGCCATCCGCAACACTTACACACAG GTGTCCTACTTGTACAACCTGAAGTGTGACAACGACAGGAGAGCTCCTTACCTGTGGCAGTTTGATGATAAGGCCTGCTCCTACGAACACGTTTCCTTCACTCTCTTCATCGCCTGCTCTGTGGTGGATatgttgtttgtatgtgtgtgtgtggcctggcACACACACGGCCCTGCTCTGCGCTACCTGCTGCTCATCCTCAGGGCAAAACTACGAGGACGCAGGGAGGGAGCAGGGGCCAAATTCCAGTACGATGCATTCATCTCCTACAGCTCCAAGGATGAGGCCTGGGTGATGAGGCAGCTGGTGCCCAGTCTAGAGAGGCCTGCTGCTGGTGCACCGAGGCTCCGACTGTGCCTCCACCACAGAGACTTCCGCCCCGGTGCTGCGGTTTTGGAGAACATCGAGGCAGCCATTTACAACTCTCGCCACACCATCTGTGTGGTGACACGCCACTTCCTGCGAAGTGAGTGGTGCTCCGTGGAGTTTCAGCTGGCGAGTCTAAGGCTTTTATGTGACGGCAGCGAcgtcctgctgctggtgttcCTGGAGGAGATAGCTGAGCACTGTCTGTCTCCCTACACACGCTTACGCAAGATCGTACGTAAGAAGACCTACTTGCTGTGGCCCGAGGAACCACAAGAGCAGGATGCTTTCTGGGTCAGATTGAGAGATGCTTTAAAAGACgatgaagatggaggaagagaggaagaggaggagttggCACGTCTAATCGGTTAG